From the Pseudomonas sp. SORT22 genome, one window contains:
- a CDS encoding YbaN family protein, which translates to MTRPAASKLSRLLFGLLAYVSLGIGLVAIVIPGLPTTEFILLAAWAATRSSPRLSAWLENHRLFGPILSNWRNGKVIQRRAKVSATVSMLLCAGLMLVFLEHRWPVFLAIAGMSLGNLWIWSRPETAPLSLADRSSASTHG; encoded by the coding sequence CTCTCGCGCCTGCTCTTCGGCCTGCTGGCTTACGTAAGCCTGGGCATCGGCCTGGTAGCGATCGTGATTCCCGGCCTGCCCACCACCGAGTTCATCCTCCTCGCCGCCTGGGCCGCCACCCGCAGCTCGCCGCGCCTGAGCGCCTGGCTGGAAAACCACCGGCTGTTCGGGCCGATCCTCAGCAACTGGCGCAACGGCAAGGTAATCCAGCGCCGGGCCAAGGTCAGCGCCACTGTCAGCATGCTACTGTGCGCTGGCCTGATGCTGGTGTTTCTCGAGCACCGCTGGCCGGTGTTTCTCGCCATCGCCGGCATGAGCCTGGGTAACCTGTGGATCTGGTCGCGGCCAGAAACCGCGCCCTTGAGCCTTGCCGACCGTTCATCGGCGAGCACTCATGGCTAA
- a CDS encoding methyl-accepting chemotaxis protein encodes MFDTLSIRLKIVLLSGLCLLGVVALVVGINLYQSHQSDELVGDASTTMLTRNVQALLQARAGEKAEMLRRTFSDSQTVITALADQVQDLQQLARERGLSAGDLREAINQSLATSFKRNPDVLGVWLAFEADGLDGGDSAFANDAKRLSNESGRFASYWSRAQGQALNTVISDVDLNKTEINLSGTPYNVWYTCSRNSARSCLLEPYSDTVGGKQMLMTSITMPLLHNGKVIAVAGVDISLDALQAAAAKAQQELFNGAGHLMIVAPSGLLAANSNDAGKVGKAIDQDGQQALQKLAGNQPLILEQGDTIRAVNPVQPIADSKPWGILIDLPKQVLLADAISLQATLEEARTSGTLKVVLFATLAGLGGLLLMWLTATGVTRPLNSVASMLEDIASGDGDLTQRLRYARKDELGRLTGGFNRFLDKLQPTIAQIKQSITQARATADQSSAIAQRTSEGMQVQFREIDQVATASNEMSATAHDVANSAASAADAARGADRSAKDGMAIIERSTRDITVLAEQVSKAVGEVETLAQNSEQIGSVLEVIRSIAEQTNLLALNAAIEAARAGESGRGFAVVADEVRNLARRTQDSVEEIRQVIERIQSNTREVVATMHSSHGKAQENAGQIHQAVQALDKISEAVTVISDMNLQIASAAEQQSAVAEEVNRNVSAIRGVTETLTGQAAESAQVSSQLNTLSSQQMALMDQFRV; translated from the coding sequence ATGTTCGACACGCTCTCGATCCGCCTGAAAATCGTCCTGCTCTCCGGCCTCTGCCTGCTTGGCGTGGTCGCACTCGTCGTCGGTATCAACCTGTATCAATCGCACCAGAGCGATGAGCTGGTCGGCGACGCCAGCACCACCATGCTCACCCGCAATGTCCAGGCCCTGCTGCAGGCCCGCGCCGGCGAAAAGGCCGAGATGCTGCGGCGTACTTTCAGCGACAGCCAGACCGTCATCACCGCCCTCGCCGACCAGGTCCAGGACTTACAGCAACTGGCTCGCGAGCGCGGCCTGAGCGCTGGCGACCTGCGTGAAGCGATCAACCAGAGCCTGGCCACCAGCTTCAAGCGCAACCCCGACGTGCTGGGCGTGTGGCTGGCCTTCGAGGCCGACGGCCTGGACGGCGGCGACAGTGCCTTTGCCAACGACGCCAAACGCCTGAGCAACGAGAGCGGGCGCTTTGCCAGCTACTGGAGCCGCGCCCAGGGTCAGGCGCTGAACACTGTGATCAGCGATGTCGACCTGAACAAGACCGAGATCAATCTCAGCGGCACGCCCTACAACGTCTGGTACACCTGCTCGCGCAACAGCGCGCGCTCCTGCCTGCTTGAGCCCTACTCCGACACCGTCGGCGGCAAGCAGATGCTGATGACCAGCATCACCATGCCGCTGCTGCACAACGGCAAAGTGATCGCCGTGGCCGGTGTGGATATCTCCCTCGATGCCCTGCAGGCGGCTGCCGCCAAGGCCCAGCAGGAGCTGTTCAACGGCGCCGGCCACCTGATGATCGTCGCCCCCAGCGGCTTGCTGGCGGCCAACAGCAATGATGCCGGCAAGGTCGGCAAGGCCATCGACCAGGACGGCCAGCAGGCGCTGCAGAAGCTCGCCGGCAACCAGCCACTGATCCTTGAACAAGGCGATACCATCCGCGCCGTCAATCCGGTGCAGCCGATTGCCGACAGTAAACCCTGGGGCATCCTTATCGACCTGCCCAAGCAGGTACTGCTGGCCGATGCCATCAGCCTGCAGGCGACCCTTGAAGAGGCCCGCACCAGCGGTACCCTCAAAGTGGTGCTGTTCGCCACCCTGGCCGGCCTCGGCGGCCTGCTGCTGATGTGGCTGACCGCCACCGGCGTGACCCGCCCGCTCAACAGCGTAGCGAGCATGCTCGAAGACATCGCCAGCGGCGACGGCGACCTCACCCAGCGCCTGCGCTATGCGCGCAAGGACGAGCTGGGGCGGCTGACCGGCGGCTTCAACCGCTTTCTCGACAAACTGCAGCCGACCATCGCCCAGATCAAACAGAGCATCACCCAGGCCCGGGCCACTGCCGACCAGTCTTCGGCAATTGCCCAGCGCACCAGCGAAGGCATGCAGGTGCAGTTTCGCGAGATCGACCAGGTGGCCACCGCCTCCAATGAGATGAGCGCCACCGCCCACGACGTCGCCAACAGCGCCGCCAGTGCCGCCGACGCCGCCCGCGGTGCCGACCGTTCGGCCAAGGACGGCATGGCGATCATCGAGCGCAGCACCCGCGACATCACTGTACTCGCCGAACAGGTCAGCAAAGCCGTTGGCGAAGTGGAAACCCTGGCGCAGAACAGCGAACAGATCGGCTCGGTATTGGAGGTGATCCGCAGCATTGCCGAGCAGACCAACCTGCTGGCGCTCAACGCCGCGATCGAAGCCGCCCGCGCCGGTGAAAGCGGCCGTGGTTTTGCCGTGGTTGCCGACGAAGTACGCAACCTGGCGCGCCGTACCCAGGACTCGGTCGAAGAAATCCGCCAGGTGATCGAGCGCATCCAGAGCAACACCCGCGAGGTGGTGGCGACCATGCATTCGAGCCACGGCAAGGCCCAGGAAAACGCCGGGCAGATCCACCAGGCGGTGCAGGCGCTGGACAAGATCAGCGAGGCGGTCACGGTGATCAGCGACATGAACCTGCAGATCGCCAGTGCCGCCGAACAGCAGAGCGCGGTGGCCGAAGAGGTCAACCGCAACGTCTCGGCGATCCGCGGGGTAACCGAAACCCTGACCGGCCAGGCCGCGGAATCGGCGCAGGTGAGCAGCCAGCTCAACACCCTGTCGTCGCAGCAGATGGCCTTGATGGATCAGTTCCGGGTTTGA